Genomic DNA from Spirochaeta cellobiosiphila DSM 17781:
AATAAGCAGAGGGGTGTTCACACCACAAAATCAAAAAATTATCGTCCTATTTATAACCAAAGAAAAACAAGAATCATTAACTCAATATGAAGACCATATCGATGAGGATATTTTACATTGGGAAGGTGAAAAGAAGCATGGGTCAGATAAAAGGATATTAACAAAACAGGATGATATACATGTATTTTATCGAGATAGACATCACTCAGATTTTACCTACAAAGGAAAGGCATTTCTAAATAAATTTAGGTTGTATAATGATCGTCCTTCAAAATTTCAATTTGTATTAGTTCAACAGAAAAGATCCTACGCCGATATTATTGCCGAAATCGAATCCGAATATTCTGTTGGTGAAACAGAAAAGAAAGCTATAATAAGTGCTAGGAAAGGACAGGGACTATATCGGAAAAAGTCGATAGATCTGTGGAAGGAATGTTCTGTCACAAAATTTTCAAAAACGAATTTGCTAATTGCTTCTCATATTAAACCTTGGAAAGTATCAAATAATGATGAGCGAATTAATCCATATAATTCGTTATTGCTTATTCCCACATTAGATAAGTTATTCGATCACGGTTACTTAAGTTTCAATAATCACGGTAATATATTAATCTCAAATAAAATATCAGCGGCTGATTATCAAAAAATACATATAAGTGAAGACCTAAAACTGAAAATAGTTCCAGAAAAGACAAAGCCTTTTCTTGAATATCATAATGAATATGTATTTGATTTAATTAATGCCTAAGTGGCATTTATGAATCATTTAGAGTTCGACAAAGCCTATGTCATGGTTTTTGCAGAGGTCCCGGGCGAGGAATAATAAAAGAACCAAGGGACAAGGGCATTGGAGCTTCACAGCGTTGCAAAAACGCACGCCATGCTTTCGCTACGCTCCAGCACGGCTTTGCGACTCAAATGGTTCTTATATTCAATTAAATCTAAACATTTGAAAAAAATATCGCAAATAGAAGAAAAGAAAGACAGAAATTTAGAATTGTACTAAAATGGCAAATTGAAATGACTAAAAACATTAAAATACGTCTATATATATCATTATTCATAATTATGTTTGCTATTATCTTCCAAGCTGTACTTTTTCCATTTAATACGATAAAAGCGGAAAACGCGGTTATAAAACTACTTGATATATACAAAATCAGTGAATATAAAATTAATAGCAATCTAACAAATAAAAAAGTAGATTTTTATTTGTCAATTAATGACGAAAAAGATATTCAATCTATAGAGTCTGATATAAGAGAGATTGCAGATCGTTACTATAGAGGATTTGAAAGTGAAATTATCGTCTTAACACATCATTCAAGCTTTACTACAAATAAACCAGAAGGTACATTTTTTAGATTTGTATCAAAATATGAAATTGATTCGAAATTAAGAATGAATAACCTCGAAAACATAAAGTATTATATCTTTACAAGTGAAATTGAATCGCAAACTAAAGTGACTTTTTCAACAAGTGAAGAAGTTCCACCTTCAGTCTTAGATGAAATATATTTAATATTGAGGAATTATGAATAGCAATGTAAATAATCCAATAAAAGTGAAAGGATGGCTTTTAGTTCTATGTATATATAATACTATTATAAATCCAATTCTTCTTATAATTGGAACTATCGTACCTAAAAATACTGAGGGTTTATTTAGCTATTCAAACTCTCATCAAATGAACTTAGTTTTTCAGTATATAATACTATTTTCAGCAATAATTTCACTTATAGAATTCATTAGTGGCATTTTCATATGGAAAAAGAAAGAATATGCTATCTATTTTTATAAGTTTGTACTAATTATCTCATTAATTATACAGATATATTTAAACGTATTTTCATTAAGTGTATTTAATGAAATGTCATATATCGTTATAGAAACTTTCTTTAAAAATTTATTGAGAGATTTTATCTGGTTTATTATTCCATGGCAATTTATAAAACATTCAGCAGATATAAAAAAATATTTATGAAAAATGATATAAATTACCCTAATGAAATAAACTATTTAATAATATCTGTTAGTTTCTACATTTATTCTCTTTTCGTAAAATTATTACCTGAAATATTACTATTATTTAATGATCATATTGTAATTACACCTCTTCACTATGAGTACGGCTGTATTTTTTCTTATTTAATATTATCAATGTTTGTTCCATTAGTTATATTTAAGAATATCAATTTATATAAAAAAATAATTATCTTATTCTTATCAATATCTATGGCTGATATTTTAGGAATATTTTTTACAAGTTATAAATATGCTCGAATAAATAAATTGCTAATGTTTTTACTATCTCTGGACCGTTTAGAATTTTATATGACAACACTAGTTTTTTCGATTTTTATTGTTCTAATATATAATATCAGAGAGATATCTAAAATTAAAATTCTTTTTGTTTCAATTATGACTGGGCTATTAACTTCTGGAATTAAAATAATGTTTGCCTTCATACAAAATGAACATTATAAGTTTTCAAGTATAGAACATTTATTACTTGGGATTACAATAATCTCCTATGTTTATTTTTTCATTGGCTATGGATATAGTCACATTTCAAAAACAAATTATGTTAATCAAAACTAAAAATCTAACCGTAAACACTTAAAAATATACGGAGGATCCTATATGTATGGTTCGATAAGCTGTGTATATGAAGCTTATTGTAAAAAATGTGGATTTTCAATTTCTAATTAAATGGTAAAATAAATAAACTTTCTTAAAAGATAATAGTGAATAGATTTTTAAAATATTCCTTAAAGACACTTTTCATAAATAATAAGAAACTAATATGAAAAAAGGTATTCCTGAAAAGAATTGTCTCTATGGTGTATTTTAATCGTCACCTTTTCTTCCTCTACTGCCTGCCAGCAAAACCTAAGATCGTTTTTCAAGTGCTTCTTTAAGAAGCCCCTTTATTTTCTCATCCTTGATATCACAAACCAGATCCCATGGTGAATAATCATGGTTGTCATACTTTAAAGGGTTCGCTCCCTTCTCAAGAAGTAACTTAACAGTTTCAAATCTTTTAGACCCCACAGCTTCCATGAGTGGAGAGCATCCGTCTGAATCGGAGACATCAACATCAAAACCTGCATCCATAAGCTTCAGTAGAATATTGTTATGACCCTTTGTTGCCGCGGCATGCATTGGTGTTCTATTGCTGTCGCCCTTCTCCTTTTGAGCGCCAAGACTTATAAGATAATCTACCGTTTCTTCAAATCCGTTCTGGCTGGCATAAAAAAGTGATTTTCCAATTCCAATACCATATCCATCGGTGTCTTTGCCTTTAGAGACAAGGAATTTCAAAACTTCAAGATGACCGTCCTGAGCGGCCATAGCCATGGCACCATCAATTTCACGCCCCTCTTCATAAATCTTCTTTACTTCTTCAAGATCTCCTCTGGATGCTGCTTCTTCAAATTCGTACGACATTTTTTATTCCTTCTTAGATTTTATAAGTTCTGTGAGTTTTGCTTTTTCCTTAGGGTAATTTAATGATAGGAAAAGTTATATTTTCTGTCAAAAGGAATTTATGTCAAAAATGATTGTTTACGAAAAAAAGCTGTCTAAATGACGAGAACAGTATGAGAATATTCAGTTCTCAGAATAAAGCTCTTCCAGATGCAAATACGAGAGAGGAAAATATTATTTTCTATGCGATCAAACCCCACCCAAGGAGGGGCCCTATCAACCTTTAACATGGTGGACAGAAATCTAAAGGGATAAATTACAATTTAGGGAATGAATGTTTTATATCAGGAGAACAGCCATGCCCTTAACGGAGATAACGATCATGGATAAAAAGAAATGATCTGATTCCTGAACGGAAAAGACGTGTTCATGTATAAAGGCGGTATCCCAAATTTGAAATGTAAGAATGTAATGATATTTGGAGTGTCGAGTACAAAGGGCAATAAATATTGCTATTCCCTGTTTTATCATTAAAATAAACGGTCTCTCTAGACCTAATCTAGAGCAGTCTCAGCCTGTTTTTGAAGCTGTCTTTAAGAAGTCTAAACGTCCTTTTCCTAAGAATATAAAGTAAGGAACATCCGCATTGGTAAGGATGATAGTATCTTTGTTGGATCAGCATTCAATGAGCATGAGCTCAAAACTTATGATATAATGGATTATGATTACGTAAAAAGAGTGTAATCAATGTGGTTGAATTTTTGTCTGATTACTTATCCTCAAGGGGCGTAAATAATGAGAATAGCAATTTTAAATGATGTTCATGGTAATATTTATGCTCTCGAAAAAGTGATAGCAGATTTACAAACTCAATCTATAGATAATGTCGTTTTTTTAGGCGACTCAAGCTTTTTGGGACTATATCCTCAGGAATGTTTTGATCAAATCCAGGCATTAAATCCAATTATTAATATAAAAGGAAATACAGATGCCAATGTAGAAGATTTAGATCAGTTTC
This window encodes:
- a CDS encoding ankyrin repeat domain-containing protein — encoded protein: MSYEFEEAASRGDLEEVKKIYEEGREIDGAMAMAAQDGHLEVLKFLVSKGKDTDGYGIGIGKSLFYASQNGFEETVDYLISLGAQKEKGDSNRTPMHAAATKGHNNILLKLMDAGFDVDVSDSDGCSPLMEAVGSKRFETVKLLLEKGANPLKYDNHDYSPWDLVCDIKDEKIKGLLKEALEKRS
- a CDS encoding HNH endonuclease, encoding MVDFTTILVGNKYDRPYLAKLWGYKSFNAISRGVFTPQNQKIIVLFITKEKQESLTQYEDHIDEDILHWEGEKKHGSDKRILTKQDDIHVFYRDRHHSDFTYKGKAFLNKFRLYNDRPSKFQFVLVQQKRSYADIIAEIESEYSVGETEKKAIISARKGQGLYRKKSIDLWKECSVTKFSKTNLLIASHIKPWKVSNNDERINPYNSLLLIPTLDKLFDHGYLSFNNHGNILISNKISAADYQKIHISEDLKLKIVPEKTKPFLEYHNEYVFDLINA